Proteins encoded within one genomic window of Erinaceus europaeus chromosome 13, mEriEur2.1, whole genome shotgun sequence:
- the HCRTR1 gene encoding orexin/Hypocretin receptor type 1 — MEPLVTPGTQMGVPNSSGEPSPVPADYEDELLSYLWRDYLYPKQYEWVLIAAYVAVFLVALVGNTLVCLAVWRNHHMRTVTNYFIVNLSLADVLVTAICLPASLLVDITESWLFGHALCKVIPYLQAVSVSVAVLTLSFIALDRWYAICHPLLFKSTARRARGSILGIWAVSLAVMVPQAAVMEYSSVLPELANRTRLFSVCDERWADDLYPKIYHSCFFIVTYLAPLGLMAMAYFQIFRKLWGRQIPGTTSALVRNWKRPSDQLEDQGQGLSAEPPPRARAFLAEVKQMRARRKTAKMLMVVLLVFALCYLPISVLNVLKRVFGMFHQASDREAVYACFTFSHWLVYANSAANPIIYNFLSGKFREQFKAAFSCCLPGLGPCGSMKTPSPRSSASHKSLSLQSRCSVSKVSEHVVLTSVTTVLP; from the exons ATGGAGCCCTTGGTCACCCCAGGGACACAGATGGGGGTCCCTAACAGCAGCGGAGAGCCTTCTCCAGTGCCTGCTGACTACGAGGATGAGTTGCTGAGCTACCTGTGGCGTGATTACTTGTACCCGAAGCAGTATGAGTGGGTCCTCATTGCAGCCTATGTGGCTGTGTTCCTCGTGGCCCTGGTGGGCAATACACTGG TCTGCCTGGCAGTGTGGCGCAACCACCACATGAGGACAGTCACCAACTACTTCATCGTCAACCTGTCCCTGGCTGATGTGCTGGTGACAGCCATCTGCCTGCCTGCAAGCCTGCTGGTAGACATCACAGAGTCCTGGCTCTTTGGCCACGCCCTCTGCAAAGTCATCCCCTACTTACAG GCTGTGTCTGTGTCAGTGGCAGTGCTGACTCTCAGCTTCATTGCCCTGGACCGCTGGTATGCCATCTGCCATCCACTGCTGTTTAAGAGTACTGCCCGTCGAGCTCGTGGATCCATCCTGGGAATCTGGGCTGTATCCCTGGCTGTCATGGTGCCCCAGGCTGCTGTCATGGAATATAGCAGTGTGCTGCCTGAGCTAGCTAACCGCACCCGGCTCTTCTCTGTGTGTGATGAACGCTGGGCAG ATGACCTCTATCCCAAGATCTACCACAGTTGCTTCTTCATTGTCACCTACCTGGCCCCACTGGGTCTCATGGCCATGGCTTATTTCCAGATCTTCCGCAAGCTCTGGGGCCGCCAG ATCCCTGGCACCACGTCAGCCCTGGTGAGGAACTGGAAGCGGCCCTCTGATCAGCTGGAGGACCAGGGGCAGGGACTGAGTGCAGAGCCCCCACCCCGGGCCCGGGCATTCCTGGCTGAGGTGAAGCAGATGCGAGCACGGAGGAAGACAGCTAAGATGTTGATGGTGGTGTTGCTGGTCTTTGCCCTCTGCTACCTGCCCATCAGTGTCCTCAATGTCCTCAAGAG GGTGTTTGGGATGTTCCACCAAGCCAGCGACCGAGAAGCCGTGTATGCCTGCTTCACCTTCTCCCACTGGCTGGTGTACGCCAACAGTGCTGCCAACCCCATCATCTACAACTTCCTCAGTG GCAAATTCCGGGAGCAATTTAAGGCTGCCTTCTCCTGCTGCTTGCCTGGCCTGGGTCCCTGCGGCTCTATGAAGACCCCAAGCCCCCGCTCCTCTGCCAGCCACAAGTCCCTGTCCCTGCAGAGCCGTTGCTCCGTCTCCAAGGTTTCAGAGCATGTGGTGCTCACCAGTGTCACTACAGTGCTGCCCTGA